CTGTCCTGCAACTGATCGCGAAAACCGATGGCGCCACCCGATTGGTAATAGCCGCTGCGGGCCTGGAATCGGCAGGCGATGACCTGATACATCAACCAGCCGTTGACCATGACATCTACCGCCGGCACGCCGGTTTCGATACGAATGACCCCGAGCAGTGAGCGCCAGTGTTCCCGAACCTGTTGCAACTGCTCGGCCGCGGCGATGCTACCGCGATATCGTTGTACCAGCCGGGTAGCGTCGTTGCTCGAGGCGGCTGCCCCCAGACGCAGGATGACCTCCTTGCTCTGGCCATCGGCGAGCTCGACCGACACTTGCAGGGCGGCACAAGGGTCCAGGCCGCCACCCATCCGTCCGGACAATCCGGCGTGCTGCATCGCTGCCGGCGAGGCCAGGGTGCCACTGCGGCCTATGAACTCGGTTCGATCCGCGCTGACACCGTGATCGACGGTATCGGTGTCGAAGAACGCCACCCGCTCGGAAAACTCCAGCGAGTAGGCATTACGGGCGAAAAGGGCGCCGGTGGCCGGGTCGGACTGGGTGACTACATGCATCGCCGATTTGCTGCGCAGATCGCCTAGCACCCATTCCACATAGCCGGTGACCGACAGTGAGCGACTGCGCCCCGAGCGGTTGCTCAGCAATAGTCGGGAGAATTTGATCGGTGCATCCTGCGCCACATAAATCCATAGCTCGCTGTAAATGCCGTCTTCCTCATGTTCGAATACGCTGTAACCGAAGCCGTGGCGGGTCTGGTAGGGGCCTTTTCCAGGGCAGGGGTGCGGGGCGGGAGACCAAAAGTGCCCGGTCTCTTCATCACGCAGATAAATCGCTTCGCCGCCGCGATCGGTGACCGGGTCGTTGTGCCAGGGCGTCAGGCGAAACTCATGGGCGTTTTCGGCCCAGGTATAGGCACTGCTGGTTTCCGAGACCACCGTGCCGAATTGCCCGTTGGCGATCACATTGACCCACGGCGCGGGCGTCGGTTGGGTCGCCAGCCCGCTGATGATGTACTCATTGCCATCGGCGCTGAAGCCTCCATACGCGTTGCCCAGCAGCAGTGCCGAAGGTTTCGGTCGAACCGCTCCGGCCCCGGCCTGATAGGGCCTTGTTGCAACGAATGGCGCCTGCACCGGCGATACCCCGCGCCGATGAATCTGTTCGGCGAGGCTGCCCGACCCTTCGTTCAGTACGAGCCTGGCCACCGAGAGCACCAGCACGCGATCTTCGTTGGACAGCTGTTGTACCGCGCGAACGAAAATACCGCCCGGACGATCCAGCAGCGTGGCCTCGCTGCCCGAGGTAATCAGGCCCATGATTGCATCCTGCAGTTGTTGGCGATAACCGGCCTGGTCTTCGTTCCAGATCAACAGGTCGACCACCAGACCTTTTTGCCGCCAGTAGGCGTGGGCCTGAATCAACTGCCGCACCAGAGCGATGTTGTCCAGGCTTTGGATTTGCAGCAGAACCACCGGCAGGTCGCCGGAGATGGCCTGCCCCCAGAGCCCCGACTGATTGCGCCGGTTGGCCATTAGTACGGCGTTGTCGGCGCGCAACGAGGCGTTCGCATACAGCAGCGACGAGGCCATCTGTTCGAACAGACGGGCGTCGGACAGTGAGATATTGAGCTGGCGCAGCAGCACCTGGCTGTGGGTCCAGGACAGGTCGAAAACTCGGTCGGCCAGGTGCCGGTCGCGATATTTGTTGATCAGGTTGAGGCAGTCATCACGGGTATCGGCGACACCGCTGGCCAGATCGATGGTGGCCTGTTGGCCCGGTTGCAGGGTAATCCTGCAGCGTATCGCGACCACCGGGTCGAGCACCGGACCGGCACTGCCTGACAATGTCAGGCACCCGGCATCGAGGGCGGCCGGTGCCACGAGGCTGCGGCCCCGGCCGATGAAGCGGGCGCGATCGGTTTCGTACGAGATCGCATCGATGTCGACGCCGTGCGCCGCCAGCAAATGGCACATCCACGGCGTCGGTTCATCGCTGGCCCGGGGACGGCGGCTGCAGACAATGGCCTGGAGCGCCGGCAGCAGTTCGGTTTGCACGAACAGTTTGCTGAACGCCGGGTGCATGGCATCGCTCGCCGGGGACGTCAGCACCACTTCGGCATAGGTGGTGATTTCCAGCGTCTTGGCCGATGACGCGAGGTTGGTGATACGCAGGCGGCGCAGTTCGACGTCGTCTTCGGGCGAGACCACAATCTCCATGTGGGTGTCAAAATCCAGGTTGCGCGCGCGGAACTCGGCCCGCGAATCGCTGAAGATCGCCTCATGGCTGTCGGGCTGTTGCAGCGTGGGCTGATGCGCAGCCGACCAGACCGTATTGGTCTGGACATCGCGCAGGTAGCAGAACGTGCCCCAGTTGTCTTGGGAAATGTCCTCCTGCCAGCGGGTCACGGCCATGTCATGGCGGCGGCTGTAACCACCGCCGCCGCTGGTGAGCATGACGTGGTAGCGACCGTTGGACAGCAATTGCACGGCCGGCCGTTTGTGGCCTGGGTCAGCGAATACCCGAAGCCCGGCATCGTGGCCCAGGCCTCCATCGCCGAGTGCTGGCGGCTGTGCAGTCTGCAGGTACGGCGCGGTGGATTTGGGCACCCGTTCCTGCAACAACAGCAAGGCCGATTGCAGCGCTGGGTCGGCCTCGAACCGGCGCTGCATGGGTTGATTGAGCAAGTGGCTGGTCAAGGCCAGCAGGCTCATGCCCTGGTGGTGCGCCATGAACGAGCGGACCACCGCGTGGGTCTGGCCGCGCGGCAAGCGGGCCTCGGTGTAGTCCACCGCCTCATACAAACCGAAGCGCCCGGTAGAGCCTTGCTGGGCAAGCCGCTGCAGGTTTTCACAGGCCGCCTCGGCATCGACCAGCAACGCCAGGGCGCTGGCGTAGGGCGCGATCACTACATCATTGCTCAGTCCGCGTTGCAGCCCAAGGGCCTGGACACCGAAGGCGCGATATTGATAGTTGAAATGGGCGTCGAGGGCGTAATAGCCCGATTCCGAAACACCCCAGGGAATGTCCAGCAGGTTGCCGTGTTCAATCTGCACCGCCACGGCGGCGCGGCACGTCTTGTCCAGCAGGCTGCCGTCATAGTTGGGCATCACCAGCATGGGCATCAGGTATTCAAACATCGAGCCCGACCAGGACAGCAAGGTCGGTACCCCAGCGTTTTCGCCCAGCAGCCTTCCCAGTGTAAACCAGGCGCGTTGGGGGATTTGTCCCTGGGCGATGGCCAGGTAATTGGTCAGTCGCACCTCGGAGGCCAGCAGATCGTAGTAGCCGCTGTCGAGCCTCCGGTCTTCGGCGTTGTAACCGATGACGAACAGGTCTCGCTGCGGGTCGAACAACAACGAGAAATCCATCTGCGCCAGTGATCTGGATAACCGGGTCAGACGCTCCAGGGTTTGCAGGCTGTTGCTGGCAGCACGGCGCACGCGTTCGACCTGAGGTTGATGCTGCGCGGCCCAGTCGGCGAGGTTCAGGCCGGCCAGTTGACGCAAGCTGCATGCGGTCGATGGCTGGCTGAGCAAGGGCGCGGGGAGTCGATAGCGCTGCAGTTCGTCTGACCAGTCGCGGCATTGACGGTTGAACAGGTCGCGCCAGTAGAGGCTTTCATCATCAAGTCCCACGGGGCTGTCCGCAAGCTGCTTGCCAGCGGCGTGAAACAGTTCTGCCAGCGCCTCGGGGGACATCGCTGGTGGGGCCTGCTCAAGCATAGTTCGCAGTTCGTCGAGCGCCCGGTCATCTGCGCCCGCAGCACGTCGGGCCTGTGCAAGGACTTCCAGGGTGTCGCGCAGGCCCTTGATCAGTGCAGGACCGAACATCGGCGCGTCCGCCAGTTGCGTCAGGCCGGCACTCAGGGTCAGCAGCAGCCCGGCCAGGTTGCCGCTGTCTACGGTGGACACGTAATGCGGGTGTAGCGGCTCCCGGGTCTGCGTGTCGTACCAGTTGTAGAAGTGCTGCCGATAACGCTCCAGGCCGTCCATGCTGTCCAACGACGCGGCCAGCCGTGTCAGCAGCCGTTCGGTGCTCAAGTAGGCGAAGTCATGTGCGGCCAGGTGGGCGAGCAAGGACATGCCCATATTGGTGGGCGAGGTGCGATGGGCAATGGCTGGCCGGGGTTGCTCCTGCACGTTGTCCGGTGGCAACCAGTGATCCTCGGGTCCGACGTATTGATCGAAGAACGCCCAGGTCTTGCGCGTCAGCAACCGCAGGAAGCGCAATTGCTCGGCCGAGGGTTCGAACACCGACTGTTTAGGGGCTGCACTGAGTCGCCAAGCGATCCACGGACCGGCGAGCCACGACAGCAGCAGGGGCGTGGCAATGGCCAGTGTCTGCGGGTGGTTCACCAGCAAGGCCAGCGAGACCAGGGCCGATACCGGCTCGATCCACATCTGGCGATAGAGGCCGGACAGACAGTTTTGCGTGTTGCGCTCGACCTCGCGCGAGGGCTGCCATTGCAGCAGCCGGCGGCGGCTGAAGCCGATTCGCCAGAGCGAGCGCAAGATGGCATCGGCGCTGTAATACATCTCGAAGGGCAGCCAGGCCAGCGTCAGGCAAGCCCGGGCCAGGTCCTGCCCGAGATCGCCGAGCAGCACTCGCACGTACTGCCCATAGGGCACATCGGCGAGGGGCTGCAGTAGGTCGGTCAGGGTGCGCAACAACGGTTGAATCACCATCAAGCTAATGACGGTGAGCGTCCACCCGAGGGGCGCACTACTGGCAAACCACCCCCATGCAAGCATCAGCAACAGCGCCAGCGGTTCGAGGCTGCGGCGCAGGTTGTCGAGGATCTTCCATCGCGCCATGACGCTCAGCCGATTGCGCCACCAACGGCCATCGGCGTTGCGCACCCAGGGCAAGATCCACGGCAGCAATTGCCAGTCGCCGCGTATCCATCGATGTCGGCGTTTCACATCGGCACCGAAGCGCGAGGGGTATTGCTCGTAGAGCTGCACATCGCTGAGCAGTCCGGATCGCGCATAACAGCCTTCGATAAGGTCGTGGCTGAGGATCTGGTTATCCGGCAAGCAGCCCTCCAGCGCGCAGGTGAACGCATCCACGTCGTAGATGCCCTTGCCGATGAACGAGCCTTGCTGGAACAGATCCTGGTACACGTCCGACACCGCCCGGGTGTAGGGATCGACCCCGGCATCACTCCCGAACAGCCGCGCGTAGACCGAGCGCGTGGCACTGGTCAGGCTAATGCCCACCCGTGGCTGCAGCACCGCATAACCGCAAATGATCTGTTCGCCCGTGCTGTCGAACAGCGGGCGATTGAGCGGGTGCATCATGGTCGCCACGCATTGGCGGGCGACGTCGCGCGGCAGCAGGGTGTCGGTGTCCAGGGTGATCACATAACGCACCTCGCGCAACGGCGCGATGTCGCCGACGATGGTATCGAAACGGTCTAGCCCCTGGCCGCGCAACAGGGCGTTGAGCTCGATCAGCTTGCCGCGTTTTCGCTCATGGCCCATCCACACCTTTTCGCTTGGGTTCCAGCGACGCGGCCGGTGCAGCAGGAAGAAGCGGTCGCCCAGGCCGTCCGCATACTTTTGGTTGAGCAGGCTGATTGCACGGCAAGCCTGGGTCAGCAGATCGGCGTCCTCGGGCTGGGACGCTTGCGCGGCATCGAGGAAATCACTGAGCAGGGCGAAATACAGGTTGCTGTCGCGGTTGGCCAGAAAGCGGACTTCCAGGCCTTCCACCAGTTCGTCAACATCGGCCAGGCTGGCGATCAGCGTCGGGATCACCACCAGGCTTTTCGCGTTATCGGGAATACCGCTGGCGTAATCCATTTTCGGCAACACCGCCGGTACCAGGCTGAAGGTCACCAACCAGTTGATCAGGCCGATTGCCAAGCGACTGGTCATGATCAGGCAAGGGATCGCCAGCACGAGCAGCGCCGCAGCCGCCATGCCGTCGCGATGTGCGGAGGCCAGCAGCGGCCAGGCGAAGATGAACGTGAGAAACGCCACCGGTGACAGATAAAAAATCAGCGGCGATTGTTGCAGTAAACGTTTCCAACGTGCATGGAATGGAACCCGGACCTCGAGTCGGCGCTCCAGCATCGGCAGGCCGGCACTGATCAGGTAATACCCGACATGACGGGCCAGCACTGGGCACGAGATAGTCGCCGTTGCGCTGCTGGCGAGATTGATTGCGGTGCGGGCGACCAGGACTTCCGAGAGTTGCGGGCTGCTCCGGGCAAGGCGTTCAATGACATGCCGGTAGCTGTCGCGAGTGCTGAAGTCCATCGCTGGATAAATGCCCGCCGGGTCTTCCCGAAGCAACTGGTCGACATGGCTCATCGACTCGACGAACTCGCGCCAGTCCGTGGCGGACAACAGGCGCAAGCTGCCAATACTGTTGCTGATGGACACCTGATCGGCGGTCTGTTGTTGCGCATCGAGCTGCACTTGGCGCTCGATGCTCGAACCACTCTCACCAAGCAATTGTTCGACCCAGTTCAGCGGCAGGGCCAGGGCCGCGCTCTGCCCCTGTAGGCGGCGAGTGAATTCCGCAACAAAGGCCGGGGTCATCGGCGGCGTGGAGCGGGCCATGTCGGCCACGGTCAACACCACATTCTTGATGTCACGCTCCGAAGTTTCGATCAGACGCTCGGCCCAGTCATTGGCCAGATTGCGATCATCCGCGTTGGCCATGACCCGCGAGGCCACTCGCCGTAGGTTTTCGATAAGTGCCAGACGCAACATGATCGGGATCGCCCACAGTTCCCCCAGCGCCAGCGGCATCACGGTCTGATAGGAAAAAATGAAGCGGCTCAGGCTTTGCTCATCGACTCGCCCGTCGCCATGGGAGATGGTCTCCAGCGCAATGTCATATACCCGTGGCAGTCCTGCGGACGGTCCGTTGATCAGGCGTGGCAATTCACGGCTGTAGCCTTTGGGCAGGTGGGTCTTGGCGGTGCGGATGTGATCCTCGATCAGATAAAAGTTGTCGAGCAACCATTCGGCTGCCGGCGTCACCCGTCTGCTGGACATCTGCGCCTTGGTCAGCGCCGTGCAACTGCGCTTTAAAAGTTGCTCGTTGTCATCGAGCCTGCCCAGCATCGAGTCACGTGCGGACAATGCGGTAAGCCGGTGCTGCCGTGCTAGGGCAATACCGTGAGTGGCCATCTGGTCGGCACTGTAAAGCTCTGAGCGCAAGATGGGTTCGTAGGCGAATCGCGGGGGCGAAAATGGCCCGACTCGCCAAAAGCCGGGCGAGCGAGTGATCACCTCTCTTATGCGTGTCCATATGCTATTCATAAGGTCCTGTGCCTTCAGCGCATGACTGATATCGCGCGCATTCTGAAAGATGCTCCGACGCATCGTGCCAGCGAGTTGGGACTTTTAGACCTGGCTGTTCAGCCTAGAGTGTGGGACTAGGCGCTGTTCGTCTGTTCGCTGGCGAACATAGTGGGGGGTTTGCAGTGAGCACCAAACGGGTGAGCGACATGAAATCTGTGTGCCAGCCTACCGGCGATGAAGGTGATGCGGTGTGGCCGATGGCCTCAACACTCCCGAATCCAGTCCCAACGCTGGGCAATCTGTTCGGGGCTGTTGGCCTGCACACGGGTGAGGTCGACGGGGTAGTCAACGTCCGGGTGTTCGGTAAAACGGGTGGCGGTAAATTGGCCGTTGCTGGCGCGCAGGATATAGCCACTGTGACGACATTGCGGCGAGGCCAGGAAGACTACCCCCGGCACCACCCACTCAGGCTTGAGGTTCTGCGGTTCGCCGGTCTCGCCCCACATCCGCGTCCTGGCCACCGGCGAAATGGCGTTGACCATGATGTTGTCCGCCGCACCTTCCATGCTCAGCGCATTCATGATCCCCAGTTGCGCCATCTTGCCCGCGGAATAGGCCACCAGCCCCGCCTGCGCATACTGCTGGTACATCGCCCGGTCCGAGGTGGTGAGGATCACCCGCGCGTCGCTGGCCTGGCGCAGATAGGGCCATGCATGTTTGCACAACCATATGGGGGCATGGACATTGATCTCCAGCGCGCGCCCGAGAAACGCTGCGTCAGTGCTTTCAATCCCTTGATAACCCACCCAGCCGGCATTGTGGATCAGGATATCCAACTGCCCGAACGCTTCGATGGCGGTCTCGATCAACTGCCGGCAGCCGGCTTCGCTGGACAGGTCGCCGTGATGGCCGACCACTTTGCAACCCTCGGCCTCCAGCATCTGCGCCGCCTGTAAGGCGATCGAGGTGTCGCTGCCGGCGCCGAGCGGATCGGCGCCGATATCGCTGATCACCACATTGGCCCCACGCCTGG
This region of Pseudomonas fluorescens genomic DNA includes:
- a CDS encoding GH36-type glycosyl hydrolase domain-containing protein is translated as MNSIWTRIREVITRSPGFWRVGPFSPPRFAYEPILRSELYSADQMATHGIALARQHRLTALSARDSMLGRLDDNEQLLKRSCTALTKAQMSSRRVTPAAEWLLDNFYLIEDHIRTAKTHLPKGYSRELPRLINGPSAGLPRVYDIALETISHGDGRVDEQSLSRFIFSYQTVMPLALGELWAIPIMLRLALIENLRRVASRVMANADDRNLANDWAERLIETSERDIKNVVLTVADMARSTPPMTPAFVAEFTRRLQGQSAALALPLNWVEQLLGESGSSIERQVQLDAQQQTADQVSISNSIGSLRLLSATDWREFVESMSHVDQLLREDPAGIYPAMDFSTRDSYRHVIERLARSSPQLSEVLVARTAINLASSATATISCPVLARHVGYYLISAGLPMLERRLEVRVPFHARWKRLLQQSPLIFYLSPVAFLTFIFAWPLLASAHRDGMAAAALLVLAIPCLIMTSRLAIGLINWLVTFSLVPAVLPKMDYASGIPDNAKSLVVIPTLIASLADVDELVEGLEVRFLANRDSNLYFALLSDFLDAAQASQPEDADLLTQACRAISLLNQKYADGLGDRFFLLHRPRRWNPSEKVWMGHERKRGKLIELNALLRGQGLDRFDTIVGDIAPLREVRYVITLDTDTLLPRDVARQCVATMMHPLNRPLFDSTGEQIICGYAVLQPRVGISLTSATRSVYARLFGSDAGVDPYTRAVSDVYQDLFQQGSFIGKGIYDVDAFTCALEGCLPDNQILSHDLIEGCYARSGLLSDVQLYEQYPSRFGADVKRRHRWIRGDWQLLPWILPWVRNADGRWWRNRLSVMARWKILDNLRRSLEPLALLLMLAWGWFASSAPLGWTLTVISLMVIQPLLRTLTDLLQPLADVPYGQYVRVLLGDLGQDLARACLTLAWLPFEMYYSADAILRSLWRIGFSRRRLLQWQPSREVERNTQNCLSGLYRQMWIEPVSALVSLALLVNHPQTLAIATPLLLSWLAGPWIAWRLSAAPKQSVFEPSAEQLRFLRLLTRKTWAFFDQYVGPEDHWLPPDNVQEQPRPAIAHRTSPTNMGMSLLAHLAAHDFAYLSTERLLTRLAASLDSMDGLERYRQHFYNWYDTQTREPLHPHYVSTVDSGNLAGLLLTLSAGLTQLADAPMFGPALIKGLRDTLEVLAQARRAAGADDRALDELRTMLEQAPPAMSPEALAELFHAAGKQLADSPVGLDDESLYWRDLFNRQCRDWSDELQRYRLPAPLLSQPSTACSLRQLAGLNLADWAAQHQPQVERVRRAASNSLQTLERLTRLSRSLAQMDFSLLFDPQRDLFVIGYNAEDRRLDSGYYDLLASEVRLTNYLAIAQGQIPQRAWFTLGRLLGENAGVPTLLSWSGSMFEYLMPMLVMPNYDGSLLDKTCRAAVAVQIEHGNLLDIPWGVSESGYYALDAHFNYQYRAFGVQALGLQRGLSNDVVIAPYASALALLVDAEAACENLQRLAQQGSTGRFGLYEAVDYTEARLPRGQTHAVVRSFMAHHQGMSLLALTSHLLNQPMQRRFEADPALQSALLLLQERVPKSTAPYLQTAQPPALGDGGLGHDAGLRVFADPGHKRPAVQLLSNGRYHVMLTSGGGGYSRRHDMAVTRWQEDISQDNWGTFCYLRDVQTNTVWSAAHQPTLQQPDSHEAIFSDSRAEFRARNLDFDTHMEIVVSPEDDVELRRLRITNLASSAKTLEITTYAEVVLTSPASDAMHPAFSKLFVQTELLPALQAIVCSRRPRASDEPTPWMCHLLAAHGVDIDAISYETDRARFIGRGRSLVAPAALDAGCLTLSGSAGPVLDPVVAIRCRITLQPGQQATIDLASGVADTRDDCLNLINKYRDRHLADRVFDLSWTHSQVLLRQLNISLSDARLFEQMASSLLYANASLRADNAVLMANRRNQSGLWGQAISGDLPVVLLQIQSLDNIALVRQLIQAHAYWRQKGLVVDLLIWNEDQAGYRQQLQDAIMGLITSGSEATLLDRPGGIFVRAVQQLSNEDRVLVLSVARLVLNEGSGSLAEQIHRRGVSPVQAPFVATRPYQAGAGAVRPKPSALLLGNAYGGFSADGNEYIISGLATQPTPAPWVNVIANGQFGTVVSETSSAYTWAENAHEFRLTPWHNDPVTDRGGEAIYLRDEETGHFWSPAPHPCPGKGPYQTRHGFGYSVFEHEEDGIYSELWIYVAQDAPIKFSRLLLSNRSGRSRSLSVTGYVEWVLGDLRSKSAMHVVTQSDPATGALFARNAYSLEFSERVAFFDTDTVDHGVSADRTEFIGRSGTLASPAAMQHAGLSGRMGGGLDPCAALQVSVELADGQSKEVILRLGAAASSNDATRLVQRYRGSIAAAEQLQQVREHWRSLLGVIRIETGVPAVDVMVNGWLMYQVIACRFQARSGYYQSGGAIGFRDQLQDSMALIHADPAAVRRHLLLCAGHQYVEGDVQHWWHPPMNRGVRTACSDDFLWLVAATNRYVEMTGDVAVLEEPIGYLEGRLLAAGEESYYDLPVVSSLQEPLYQHCVRAIEHSLRRGRHDLPLMGSGDWNDGMNRVGHLGEGESVWLGFFSYQVLVQFAVTARWHGDHAFAKRCSDIAATLQRNLEQNAWDGGWYRRAWFDDGQPLGSASNQECRIDSIAQSWSVLSGAGSTRRQTKAMQALDEHLIRRDIRAVLLLDPPFDKGVLDPGYIKGYVPGVRENGGQYTHAAVWAGMAFAQLGDADKAWELLKLINPADPGNLARIDTYKVEPYVMAADVYGAPPHAGRGGWTWYTGSAGWMYRLIVESLLGVQRNGRTLSIDPLIPVDWPGFKLHYRYGKTLYHFDVHQGSSPLTLMTLDGEPLSGMALTLNDDGLQRWIRVDCRARFPMPQTPGFAETVDE
- a CDS encoding SDR family NAD(P)-dependent oxidoreductase, whose product is MNFTGKTAIVTGAGRGLGLSYARELARRGANVVISDIGADPLGAGSDTSIALQAAQMLEAEGCKVVGHHGDLSSEAGCRQLIETAIEAFGQLDILIHNAGWVGYQGIESTDAAFLGRALEINVHAPIWLCKHAWPYLRQASDARVILTTSDRAMYQQYAQAGLVAYSAGKMAQLGIMNALSMEGAADNIMVNAISPVARTRMWGETGEPQNLKPEWVVPGVVFLASPQCRHSGYILRASNGQFTATRFTEHPDVDYPVDLTRVQANSPEQIAQRWDWIREC